The genome window AAGGTTGGCATCAAACCACTCAGTAGCGCAAAAATTATCACCACAACCATCCCGAGACCAAGGTTGATCAGCGCCGAGACAGAACTAGCAACCACCAGGAGGTGTCTCGGGATTGCTACTTTACGAATTAGTTGCCCATTTTCCACTACCGAACGAGTACCTACCATCGTTGCCTCAGAGAAAAAATTCCATAGCACGACGCCAACTAATAACCAGACGCCAAAATATTCAATCCCTTTACTGCCCTGTGGGAACGCATAGGTAAACAATACATATAAAATGCCGAATATGAACAGCGGCTTCAGAAGCGACCACACATACCCGAGGGCAGAGTTTTGATAACGAACCTTAAAGTCCGTGCTAACCATTGCGCGCAAAATTGCCCGATTTTTTTCATTACCAAAGAGATGTTTCACCCCCCGATTATACCAAATTACACCAAAAAGATATATACTTGTAAAATGAATCCGTTGCGAGTTGTTATCGTACGAAATGCCGCACCCTATGATTTTGGCGGCGGTGAGCGATTTCCGGTGTTCTTAGCCCGAGAACTACGAGAGCTGGGCCATTTGCCGCTTATTTTTAGTCACCACGCAACGCTCTGTGACTACGCTAAGCACGAACGGTTGACTTACCACCACTCTTGGTGGTGGTCTCGACAAAACTGGAGCGGCTGGCGGGTTGTATTAATACCACTATATGTACTCTGGCAGCTACTACTCACTTTGTATTATATTGTCCAATTTCATCGCCACAAAGCTGACGTTGTTCACCTGCAGAGTAAGGATGATTTTATTGCTGGGTCAATTGCCGGTAAGCTTATCGGTGCTCGCGTTATCTGGACCGACCACGCTGACCTCAAGCATGTCTGGAAACAGCTCGGCGTATGGTATAAAAACCCGACTGGTAAGTTGGTTGCCTGGGCGGCACGCTTTGCCGACGCAATTACCCTCGTTAGCCAGAGTGAATGCCGTCTCGTTTCTGATAATCTGCCGTCAACCTCACCAATTCATCGTAAATTAACCGTTATCTATAATGGTGTCAACGACCAGAAGCCACCACACGCACCCATCAAAAGCCGCCTGTTCACGTTCTGTATTGCCGGCCGTCTGGTTGTTGATAAGGGAATTAGTGAAGCAATCGCTGCATTCAAACGACTTCACGCTACACATCACAACACGCGCCTCATTCTGATCGGTGACGGACCAGATCGTTCACGGTTTGAGAAACAAGCCAAAGGGTTACCGGTCACTTTTCGCGGCCACCAAACAGACCCCCTCCCTGAAGTTGCCACCGCTGACGTATATCTTCATCCAACATACCACGAGGGGTTTAGTGTTTCACTCGTTGAGGCCAGTATGCTCCAGCTACCAATTATCGCCACTGACGTTGGCGGCAATCCAGAGATTATTCATCATAACAAGACCGGCCTCCTCGTCCCTGCAAAAGATTCAACAGCACTGCATCGCGCCATGGAGCAGCTATATTCTAACCCCAAGCTTCGCGTACGTCTAGCCGCCGCTGCCCGCCGTCAATATCTCGCCTCGTTTGTTTTTCATACCATTGTCAAAACACAATTTATTCCTTTGTATGAAAACGGTTTATAATATACCTATGAAGATTCGTATAGAAACCGCCGCCCTCACCGCTCCCAATATATCTGGCGTTGGTCATTACACCCGCATGTTGACTAATAGCCTGGCTCGTTATTCACCGCCGGGAACTGAGGTTTCAGCGTTTTATTTCAATTTTCTGAGCAAACATCAAGATCCCATATTAGACGGCTCAGTTAAGCATGAAAAACACACGCTCATGCCGCAGCGGCTATTTGCCAAGCTCCAGAGTTACGGTCTACCGCTACCGTACGACCTGCTGTCTTCACCTGTCGACGTCGCTATTTTTCCAAATTTTGACCGCTGGACAACCAGTAAAGCAACCATCACCGCCGTCGTCATTCATGACCTCGGCTATCTTTATTTTCCCGAAACGATCGAGCGGCGCAATTTGGCCCACTTACGCCGCCGAGTGGCTCATGCAGCCCGAACAGCGGATCTCATTATCACTGTCTCGGAGTCGGTCAAGTCAGAAATCATCGCCGAATACGGCGTGCCAGCTTCAAAAATTATCGTCACACCAATACCAGCCGACTCAATTTATTCTCAGCCGGGCGTAATTGACGTCGCCACCAAGTATAACCTACCAACCAAGCGGTATATCTTTTCGATCGGTAACCTCGAGCCGCGCAAGGATTTACCGACAATGATTGCTGCTTTTCGGGCCCTGCCAGAAAAAGTCAGAAAGCAATATTCATTGGTACTGGCTGGCGGTAAGGGTTGGAAGACCGACGCGACTGAGCGTGCCATTGCTGAAGCTCAGGCTGCGGGTGAACACGTCATCCGTCCGGGTTATATCCCTCAAGAAGATGTACCCTCATGTTATCAGCAAGCAGACCTTTTTTGCATGAGCTCCATTTACGAAGGATTCGGCATGCCGATTGTTGAGGCGCTGACTAGCGGTACGCCGGTTGTTGCCTCCGATATTCCTGTACTCCGCGAGGCTGGTGGAAATGCGGTTCTTTACGCTCAGCCTAAAAATCCCGACGACTTCATGAAAAAAATGCTCTCTATCATCGCTGACCCGCAAAAAGCACGCCTTGATATGAAAACTGCGGTTCAGGCTCATCTCAATACTATTTCCTGGCAGAATAATACCGATCGCCTCATCGCTGCTTTCAAGGAGGCCATTGCCGCTAAAAAACATCGCACCAACTAGGGTTTATGGGTTATACTTATCATTATGGCTCGTTTCAAACACTACATCACCAACCACGCCACCAAACTTCGCTACCTCCTTATCGGTACCATTAATACCGCCATTGATTTTGGTATATTGTTTATGCTAACTTGGCTTATTAGCACACCAAAAGAATTAGCTAACATCATCTCAACCACCATCGCCTTTAGCTTTAGCTTTGTTGCTAATCGATCGTTCACCTTTCGCTCACGCACCGGTAATGTTCGTCGCCAGCTACTCCTCTTTACCCTCGTCACCCTGTTTGGTCTCTGGGTAATCCAGACTATCATTATTGCGCTACTCGCGCCAATTTTCATTAGCTTTAATTTCAGTCAGCCAGTAGCACTGTTTATTAGCAAGCTCATCGCCACCGTCGCCAGCCTCATCTGGAACTACCTGCTCTATACCAACGTTGTTTTCAAAGATTAAGAGCTCTTCTGCGAGATTACTAAGTGCCGTGCACGGCCCTCGCCCTCAGAGTGGGTCTCAATATCGCTATAGTCGCTCGCCACGTGATGCACCACCCAGCGATCGGCCGAATTTAGTTCAATAATTTTCGTCTCGCCCGTCCGCCGCACTTCTTTGATCCAGCCGCGCGCCTTGTCAGCAATCTTTTCGGCATGCTGC of Candidatus Nanosynbacter lyticus contains these proteins:
- a CDS encoding glycosyltransferase family 4 protein, whose amino-acid sequence is MKIRIETAALTAPNISGVGHYTRMLTNSLARYSPPGTEVSAFYFNFLSKHQDPILDGSVKHEKHTLMPQRLFAKLQSYGLPLPYDLLSSPVDVAIFPNFDRWTTSKATITAVVIHDLGYLYFPETIERRNLAHLRRRVAHAARTADLIITVSESVKSEIIAEYGVPASKIIVTPIPADSIYSQPGVIDVATKYNLPTKRYIFSIGNLEPRKDLPTMIAAFRALPEKVRKQYSLVLAGGKGWKTDATERAIAEAQAAGEHVIRPGYIPQEDVPSCYQQADLFCMSSIYEGFGMPIVEALTSGTPVVASDIPVLREAGGNAVLYAQPKNPDDFMKKMLSIIADPQKARLDMKTAVQAHLNTISWQNNTDRLIAAFKEAIAAKKHRTN
- a CDS encoding ABC transporter permease; its protein translation is MKHLFGNEKNRAILRAMVSTDFKVRYQNSALGYVWSLLKPLFIFGILYVLFTYAFPQGSKGIEYFGVWLLVGVVLWNFFSEATMVGTRSVVENGQLIRKVAIPRHLLVVASSVSALINLGLGMVVVIIFALLSGLMPTLLWLLLIPIVAQLFLLSIGLSLLLSALYVTFRDIAYIWEILLQAGFYASGIIFAIIYMPAVIQKVAFLNPVTQIIQDARHVLMPNNSASQTIWQTFHNPLLWFIPIAITLGLFGLGWWHFQRKQRSFAEDI
- a CDS encoding glycosyltransferase family 4 protein — protein: MNPLRVVIVRNAAPYDFGGGERFPVFLARELRELGHLPLIFSHHATLCDYAKHERLTYHHSWWWSRQNWSGWRVVLIPLYVLWQLLLTLYYIVQFHRHKADVVHLQSKDDFIAGSIAGKLIGARVIWTDHADLKHVWKQLGVWYKNPTGKLVAWAARFADAITLVSQSECRLVSDNLPSTSPIHRKLTVIYNGVNDQKPPHAPIKSRLFTFCIAGRLVVDKGISEAIAAFKRLHATHHNTRLILIGDGPDRSRFEKQAKGLPVTFRGHQTDPLPEVATADVYLHPTYHEGFSVSLVEASMLQLPIIATDVGGNPEIIHHNKTGLLVPAKDSTALHRAMEQLYSNPKLRVRLAAAARRQYLASFVFHTIVKTQFIPLYENGL
- a CDS encoding GtrA family protein codes for the protein MARFKHYITNHATKLRYLLIGTINTAIDFGILFMLTWLISTPKELANIISTTIAFSFSFVANRSFTFRSRTGNVRRQLLLFTLVTLFGLWVIQTIIIALLAPIFISFNFSQPVALFISKLIATVASLIWNYLLYTNVVFKD